In Flavobacteriales bacterium, a single window of DNA contains:
- a CDS encoding DUF2795 domain-containing protein — protein sequence MYWTLELASYLEDAPWPATKDELIDFALRTAAPLEVVENLQEIEDEGELLETIEDIWPDYPSKEDFFFNEDEY from the coding sequence ATGTATTGGACACTAGAATTGGCTTCCTATTTGGAAGATGCCCCATGGCCGGCAACAAAGGATGAGTTGATCGACTTCGCATTGCGAACGGCCGCCCCCCTTGAAGTGGTGGAGAACTTACAGGAGATAGAGGACGAAGGCGAATTGCTGGAGACCATCGAGGATATCTGGCCGGATTACCCATCCAAAGAAGATTTCTTCTTCAATGAGGATGAGTATTGA